A region from the Paenibacillus humicola genome encodes:
- the rplT gene encoding 50S ribosomal protein L20, translating to MARVKGGFVRARRRKRILKLAKGYFGSKHRLFKTAKEQVMKSLLYAYRDRRQRKRDFRKLWIVRINAAARQNGLSYSKFMYGLKQAGVEVNRKMLADLAVNDISAFNSLASIAKEKVNA from the coding sequence ATGGCTAGAGTTAAAGGCGGATTCGTCCGCGCACGTCGTCGCAAAAGAATTTTGAAGCTCGCGAAAGGTTACTTCGGTTCGAAGCACCGCCTGTTTAAAACCGCAAAAGAGCAAGTGATGAAATCGCTGCTCTACGCATACCGCGACCGCCGTCAGCGGAAGCGCGATTTCCGCAAGCTGTGGATCGTCCGCATCAACGCCGCTGCGCGCCAGAACGGCCTGTCCTACAGCAAATTTATGTACGGCCTGAAGCAGGCCGGCGTCGAGGTCAACCGCAAGATGCTTGCCGACCTTGCCGTGAACGACATCAGTGCGTTCAATTCGCTCGCTTCGATCGCGAAAGAGAAAGTCAACGCGTAA
- the rpmI gene encoding 50S ribosomal protein L35 yields MPKMKTHSSLKDRFKITGTGKVKRYKAFRNHLLSGKSGRQKRVLATQPLMAPGDVRRIKQGLSNLK; encoded by the coding sequence ATGCCTAAAATGAAAACGCACAGCAGTCTCAAAGACCGCTTCAAAATTACCGGTACCGGCAAAGTGAAACGCTACAAAGCGTTCCGCAACCACCTTCTTTCCGGCAAATCCGGCCGTCAGAAGCGCGTGCTGGCCACGCAGCCGCTCATGGCTCCGGGCGACGTGCGCCGCATCAAGCAAGGCCTTTCCAACCTGAAATAG
- a CDS encoding GNAT family N-acetyltransferase, giving the protein MIRLRRPRTDDAEIIRLIKKELIPLSYTSNPRDAQVIREIPKRLRRGVTFVASRTKTSVPFGFLHLYTIGDMLVYDMLAVHPDHRGKQLGTKLMLCGEAYGLSQKCRTARLFVDEGNGRAHKLYARLGYDTVRYYPEVRCYEMAKMLLPGGAAWTGGQ; this is encoded by the coding sequence ATGATTCGACTCAGGCGTCCCCGCACGGACGACGCGGAAATTATCCGCCTTATCAAAAAGGAGCTTATCCCGCTGTCATACACGTCGAACCCTCGCGACGCACAAGTGATCCGCGAAATCCCGAAGCGTCTGCGGCGCGGCGTTACCTTCGTCGCCTCCCGCACGAAGACGAGCGTACCGTTCGGATTTCTTCACCTGTATACAATCGGCGACATGCTTGTCTACGATATGCTTGCCGTCCACCCGGATCACAGGGGCAAACAGCTCGGCACGAAGCTTATGCTCTGTGGCGAAGCTTACGGTCTCTCCCAAAAGTGCCGGACGGCGCGGCTGTTCGTCGACGAAGGCAACGGCCGGGCGCACAAGCTGTACGCCCGGCTGGGCTACGATACGGTCCGTTATTACCCGGAAGTGCGCTGCTACGAAATGGCGAAAATGCTCCTCCCCGGCGGTGCAGCCTGGACCGGCGGTCAATAA